AAGTTGGTGGTGGCCGGCGTGGGGTCGATGGGGTGCATCCCGACCGTGCTGGCGCAGAGCGCCGCGGGCCGGTGCTCGCCGGAGGTGGACGCCCTCGTGCTGCCGTTCAACGCCAACGTGAGGGCGATGCTCGCCGGCCTCAACGCCAACCTCCCCGGCGCCCGGTTCACGTACCTCGACAACTTCCGGATCTTCAAAGCCATCCTCGCCAACCCGGCAGCCTTCGGTTCGTCGTCTTCTAGCTTGCATATATCAGATAGATCAATCCTCTTGCTAGCTGGCGATGATgatgaccggcggcggcggtcatggCGGTGGACAGGGTTGAGCGTGGTGGACAGGGGCTGCTGCGGCATCGGGAGGAACGGCGGGCAGATCACGTGCCTGCCCTTCATGCCGCCGTGCGCCGAACGGGAGCGCTACGTGTTCTGGGACGCGTACCacccgacggcggcggtgaACGTCATCATCGCCAGGGAGgcgttccacggcggcgccgacgtGGTGGCGCCCATCAACGTTGGGCAGCTTGCCAGGCTCTGATAGATCAAGATGATGCATGACAACTTGATGCATGATTCCGTACGTGCTCCTTGTTTGTACTACCAGTGAGTAATAAACCAATAAAATCCGGAGACCGCCTCAATGTGCGTCAAGTGATCCATACCTATTGTCAGTGTCGAATACATCAACTATATGAGAATTTTGACAATGACTAAAAAAATGAGTCGTCCATCTTATAAAATCATACAATACTCAAGGTACGAAGTACCTAAACTAAAGTATCTGGTGGTACAAAAATATGCTCTTACTATATACTAGTTGCATGGAACATATGAACAAGATGAAAACCTTTAATATGTGCTAAACAGGCCTCCATCCGCGGTTAGGTTAGTATATGATATATACCGAGTGACAGAAAATCTTAAAAGTGACACAACTTAAGGAGAACTTAATAAGGATTGACTATGTAATTAAACAAGGGAGGGGACGCCATAGGGACCAATCAAGGCCAAGAGGAAACAACTTAATAAGGTTTTTTTTCCTTAGTTTTGTAAATatccttttttttaattaaattttaacATTGGGGGCCTCCCTCGCTATTTTAGGTTCAAAAAAGGGTTGTGCGGGAAATTAGGAGGGATCAAGGAGATTAGGGTAGGTAATTCAATTACACCAGGTTGGCAAGTTTATGTACTCCTATAAGGCAAGAATCATATAGCACTTGAGGGTAAAAGTATAGCTGTGAGGGAGCGACAATCACTTAATTTTACTCTTGTGGACTTGTGCTTTATTAAAATTTATGGTTGTCTTTGTCAAATCTCTTGTCATTGTTGCTTCAACTTCACTGTTTAATTAAGGTTTTCTATAAGGCTTATCTATGTTGTTATTGATGTGGTGCAAGCTCTTGTTGTACTCTCTCAATATCCTTTAGGCTGCCCGCAGTGGCTCCTGTAACCCATACGTTAAATGATACTGCACAAACCATTCCTCCGCACTGGGGCCCTGGAAGCGGTACGCTACACTTGTGTAGCGCCGCTGCTCCGCTATTTCAAGTGAATGAGCCAGCTCCACGCTATCCGTAAATGGGAAAGAAGAGGGGGGGGGGAAaaaggagaagaggaaggaagcagaaaaaaagaagaaaaaagatgatAATTGGAGATGGTTGAATAAAATATAGGAtagttggtatagagtagaGATGTAGAGGATGGATGGGTGCGGGAGAACTGGATATAGAGGAGAGAATATCGATGATTAGGACGGAATATTCTTTTTAGATGATGAATTTAGAGTACGACGAGTACGGATAGCCTTAGGCCTAGCATTCTGATAAGGGGTACACAACAGTCAAATGGTGACCATGTACTCCAACAAGGAAGCTGCATTGACACTGATATGTTGATGTCCACATCTTCATGGTTTCGTGAAAAGATTTCCACGTCATTAGAGTAGTGTTTTACTTTACTTGTTACACctttaattagttttgttgcGGTACTGCTATTCATCTCATCAGTGGCCATCTTCTCATGTAAAAATGTGTAGGAAGCAATCATTTCAAAGGAACATGATGCGAATACGGACACTAAACTAGCAGCTTAATTGCCTGTCCAATTGTTGTATGTGCTGATCCGAATCATGAGTGCGTTCTAGATCTTAAATCATGCATGAGCCATCACTAGAGCCAAGAACAAGAGCCGACCAAGAGAGAAGCCATATTTGTTAGGTGAATAATACAGCTTTTCTGCTGCAGACACAGAGCATCTACAGGTTACTGTGTTACCCCAATCTATGCATAGTACTATATCAGATTCTTGTGTTCATTTGTACTGTACTGTTTGGTTTATCAAAAAGATGCTTGAGGTTAGAATACATTTTGGTCTATACAGTACATATCTGAACTACTCTGCAGCTCAATTCTTCCCCAACTATTATATACAGAGAGTATTCTTATTCTTAATAAGTTCTGAACCAAACCAAGCTTTACAAAAGTCAACGAACCACCATGATTGCAAGATGAATTATGCTAAATATACATCCATCCATTCTGCACGACTAGTGCGTTAAGATAGTATATATCTGAAGCTACATTTAGTGTACTTTTACAGTCAAGCCAATCAATCAACAACGCAGGATAACTCACAAGTTGCAGATTTTTATTGTCAGTACGCATCACTGCCGCCTCACTAGCTAGTGCTGATGATCTTCCATCCTTCTCGCTAGTGACCAAACCACCATGCGAAGAGAGCTTGTCCCTTCAGCTTATCTTGAATTCTTGCATTGCTCCACTGCAGCTCTCAGGTGCAGTCTTGTAGAAACGTATTTACAAATCGAGCAATGCTGCGTGACGCAGGCGCAGGTTCAGGAACTGGAGAGCACGCACGCGCGTGCGGTGAACAGCGAGGCCATGTCAACTCCAAGTAGGCCCGGCATGGTGGTGCCGCCATTGGCGGGGCGGCTTGTTGCATGCTACACCTTCTTCCATTCAGTTCATGGCACCAGCACTAGACGACGACATACGCGATAGTCGCCAGGCACTGCAGGTGTAGATTTATCTGAAAGAGAATTTCACTCTCGCTACTGTCTCACATGCATGAACGGGCTGCTACTGAACTGTCATGGCGGCGTGCAGGCTTTCATTCAGAAAGCCGGGGCGAAAGAGGAACGGAGATCGAGTGACCCACTCAGGCTGCCGATGGCGACGGCTGGAGGATCGAATCGGAGAGCATTGGTCATGGAGGTCGATCAGCCAGCCGCCCGCAACGATCCATCTCGTCAAAACGGAGCAGGCAACAACACAATCGTGCGTCCCAAGTCCCAATGCACCATGTACCAGCAAAAAGTTCAGTTTCCTCGTCACAATAGTTTTGTACTGTCCCAGCAGGGACAAGGTTAATTAGGCATCACCACCGTTAACCTCTGCTACGGCATGCAATTGTTCATCGCTCGTGTCCTGACTGCCTGACACCGATGATCTTTCTGCCACGcacagaaaggaaaaaaaaactgatcGATGTTTCAGTTGCATCATGACGGTATAGGGCACTGTGGGCCGGGGGTGGCGAGTGGCGACTGGTGGTGAGTGATCTGCAGTTCTTTTTGACTCCATCTCCATGGAGAAGTAGGCCATTCTTGGCAAGATCATGGATCTCCTAGTGGCCATGTTTTCGGCCTTTCTTTTGGATTCATCCATGTACTGCACTACAGCACTATAGATCGAGACACCCCAGTACATGTTAGATTATAGTACATGTGTGTGTACAACGTATAAACCACGTTGCGTATATAGGATAAAAAATACAGCAATAATTCAGGCAATCCTGCTGCATTGGCGCATTATAAATAGCTGCCCAGCCTGCACTCTCCAAGCAGCAAGTGCTCACTcgctcatcttcttcttcttcttcctctggtcGCTCGATACCGAGGTGGAGGAAGGAACACCTCTATTATCTAGCTGAAGATGAGTGCCGGCCAGATGAAGAGGGGCTTTGTCAGGCTCCTGATCCTGGTGCAGGtggccgccgccctggccggtcccgtcgccggcgagctcagcatGGGCTACTACGGCATGACCTGCCCGTTCGCGGAGTACATCGTCCGCAACGTCGTCGGCGAGGCCCTGATGAAAGACCCCACCCTCGCCGGCAGCCTCCTCCGGCTGCacttccacgactgcttcgtGCAGGGCTGCGACGCGTCGGTCCTGCTGGACTCGGCGGACGGCAACACGGCGGAGAAGGACGCGCCGGCGAACCAGAGCCTGCGCGGCTTCGAGGTGATCGACAGCATCAAGGAGGCCGTGGAGGCGCAGTGCCCCGGCGTCGTCTCCTGCGCCGACGTCCTGGCGCTGGCCGCCCGCGACGCCGTGTTCATGGCGCGCGGGCCCTACTACGGCGTGCCCCTCGGCCGCCGCGACGGCACCCGCTCCGTCGCCTCCGACACCTTCCTGGCGCTCCCGCCTCCGATCAACAACGTGACGCTCCTCATCCAGATCTTCGCCAACGTCAGCCTCGACGTCCACGACATGGTGGCGCTCTCCGGCGGCCACACGCTGGGCATCGCGCACTGCGCCAACTTCAAGGCCCGGCTGCAGGCGGAGACGGAGACGCTGGACTCGTCGCTGGCCACGTCGCTGGGCTCCGTCTGCCAGGGCGGCGACTCGGCCACGGCGCCGTTCGACCGGACGAGCACCCGCTTCGACGCCGTCTACTACCGGGAGCTGACCTCGCGGCGGGGGCTCCTGAGCTCCGACCAGGCGCTGTTCGAGTCGCCGGAGACCAGGGAGATGGTCAGCATGTTCGCCATGAACCCGTCCTACTTCTTCTACGCGTTCCAGCAGGGGATGTACAAGATGGGGCAGATCAACCTCAAGGTGGGCGACGAGGGCGAGATCAGGAGGACCTGCAGGGTCATCAACTCCTAATCCATCGATCCACACAAGCAGCAATGCACTGCCCGTACGTCGGTCTCTTTGTCAGCAAGTGTGTGAAACCATGTGCTTCTACATAGGTGTGGTATATGCATGCATGGCTTGTGCAAAAGTAAAACAAGCATGCATGGCACTGGTGAACGATCCATGTGCCCAGCATGCATCAAGGTATGTAAGACGCTGAAAGCAAATAATGGGATGGTGTAATAATACTTATTATGTACTGTGGCAAATTATAATATGATATGACTGGATAATCAAGGATTCGCAACAATACCCCTTGCACGCATATACTCACCATTTAAACGCTTCACAGTGGTACATTATTTCCGTTCAATCAGTTATTTTGACCGTTTAAACAATCATTATGCCCATTTCAACATTCGTTCTGCTCAAAAATTGGCTCAACGGCAGATGACCGGCTGTTTGCCATTTACCGTTTAGGATAACACCGCATATACTTTGACCTATAAAGTATCCAAGTACCTCACTGTCGATGAACATATTATCCAACTGGTATACCACTGTAACTATGTGTGGCAGAGCCCAAAAATATCTTCGAATAAAACCCATGGGTGGCTAAAGTCTGTTAGACAATATAAGAAATTTGAGTGCTCCAAATTTTCACTATAAATCTGGTTAAGTTGGAATTTGTAAAAATTCTTGGTAATATTCTTTCTACTTTTATGTGCACCTTCTGCTACAAAGCCTAGTGATTAAGGATCAATCTCTAGTTCTTTTTGATGAAAACTACGCTGGGTTGCTTGAACCTTTATTGAAGTATAGAGACAAATACTTGATGAATTACAAAGGACAAAAGAGGCCTAGAGGGCAGAGGAGACTGAAGCTACTTTACATAGGAAAAAAATTACTCCAAGCAACTAGTTTCGACCTATTTGAGGGGGGAGGAACACCTATGGGACCAGAGGAAAAGATTCTCACTACATCTTCTAGAGATCATTAAGTTTGTTTCATCCACATGGCCAAAAACTTTGGCATTTCTGCATTTCCAAATATTTCATAAAACACAAGTTGGGATTGTAGTTGGCACCTGCGGGTCTGGCAACAGATATAATAAAAATACACAAATTCATCAATTTAAACAGTCAAACAACACATTTCTATAAGTAATAATGGCAAACTAataacaaattcataagttcaaAATAATAAGGACAAACTAGCAATAAATTCATAAGTTTATGTGCTCATTTTATAGTTAAAATAGTTGGGATGGACCTTATTTAAGAAGGTTCGGTTgtggttttttttgttttcggaTGAGTGCGGGTCCACCCGCGGGTGGAATCTCAAACCGTGCGGATGCGGGTCCATCCACGGGTGGAATATCGGACCTGCACCCGCACCCGTTGGGTCTAAAATTCCCGGCACAGGGAGCACCCACGTGACCTCCCGCAGCTCATCAACCCGTTGCCCTGGCCTGCGGACCACCGGAGCACGCTCCCGCCGACTCGCCCCTGTCGCCTCTGTCGCCGCCGCGAGCACCCCATGGCGAGGTCCTCGTTCCAGCCCCTCTCCACCCTAGCATCGGGGCGCGCGGGCCTAGCTAGCCAGCGGCGCGGCCACCCGTACAGGCAGCGGTGCGGGCGAGCTCGACGGCCGCGTGGGTCATCGGCGTCGCCGTGTACGCCGATCGGGACACCAAGGTGATGCTCGGCGCGCCGTCCAAGCGGAGCTGCTTGGAGACGCTCATGAACCGCGAGACCGTCGTGCTCGCCGTCGTCCTGTTCGTCCTCTGCTCCGTCGTGGCCCTCCTGGGGGCATCTGGCTCGGTGACCATGGTGACGACCTCGCTGCGAACCTGCGATCCTGTTCTTCCGCAAGAGGGACTTCTCGTCCATGCCTCCAGGGATGACCCCGAGGCCACGTACAACTGGTACGGGATGGGCCGATGGGCGCAGAGGTGGTGTTCACGTTCATGAAGTCCCTGATCCAGTTCTAAGTGATAATCCCCATCGTGATGTACATCAGTACATCTCCGGCGGCTACCATGGCCGCAAGGTGGTCGCACAACCAAGCGGCCCGTGTGCAGAGCAAGAGGAGCAGGGTGTGCCACTTACATCTTGGTCCCACATGATAGTTTAACACCGTTAGAATGAAAGTGGACGTATGTAGATAAAAGAAAGTTCGCGCGATGGCATACAGGTGCGAGGAAACTTTTTAGTGGTACACAAGTAACTGCCATCTTTTGTAATGGTATAGAGGTAAAAGACTCTCCAAACCACAGTTCTGACCAAAAAGTCGTCATTTGCCCATTACCAATGAAAAGCACATCAACCTCTAGTAGGCCTTCAAGACCCAAGTAAGGTGGTTTAGTTCACTAGTTCACCACCACATCACAAAAGTTTATTTTCTAGGCCAAAAGATAGTCACCGGATGTACATAATGTTACCGCGCTGCACTTAAATAATGCaaacttttctctccttttttccGTTTATTAAGAGCGAGATTCAAGGAGTTTGAGCGAAACTTTTTTTTTAGGGAATCATTTGGGTGGTTAGTTGACGCAGCAGCAAAGGTGACGCGGGCCCAGGAATTTTTTTGCTGTCGGCCATAGAAATGGAGCCCGGCCCTACTTTTTGCAATTTAGCTTTTTTTCGAAAGATTTTCACATTTAggtcttttttttgaaatgatttGTGTTTCTGGACCCTGGACGTGGCGCCGAGGTAACACAGCTCGGCACCACAGGTCGTGGCGCCGAGCTGCCGGCACCGCCCCAGCGTGGAAACCAGCGTGGCACCCACGTGGCGGGGGCTCGGCGCCACAGATCttggcgccgagctcggcgccacGGATCTTGGCGCCGACCTAGTATATACGCCCCCTAGCCCGCTCTCTGGCCCCCTCGCCCGCCCGCTGCGCCGTCATCCGCCCGCTGCGCCGCCATCCCGCCctctgcaccgccgccgtcggttGCCGTCGCTGCCTTCGCGCCCGCTACGCCACCGCCGTCGGGTGCCGTTGCCGCCATCCCGCCCGTCCGCCGTCGCCGACACCgcccgtcctccgccgccgaccccgtcACCTGGTCGGGGGCACGTCCGGTGCGGCAGTCGGCCCGGCCGCCATCGCGGAGTGGGACTGTGGCGTTCTGCGGCCGCCTCGtggggcgggcgcggcgctAGGGGCGGGTCGGTCGCGATCtggcggcgtccgcggcgccCTGCCCGGTCAGGCTCCCGTCGTCCACCCTCCCGGCGACCCTCAATGGCAATGTAAAAATGTTTTACTTAATTTCGAATTTCGATTATTTATGATTTTGTAGACAATGTTAGTTAGAAAATTAAGGTTAGCAATATAGAAAATTTAGTACGTACAATATTGAAACTTTAGTTAGTGCAATATAGTTAGGATTATAGAAATTTTTGTTAGTACATTATATGTAGCATTATAGAATATTTAGGTAGCACTATAATTAGGAAGTTAGCAATTTAGCTATGAAGTTATAGAATGTAGTTAGCACTATATTTTTTTGGATTACGTACCGGTAATAACTTTTGCGTTGTGTGTATACAACCTAGATGGAGAATGTACTCACCTTGTACCATGGAGGAAGTGTGAAGCTAGATCGGTTTAGCAATGCCGATTTTATTGGAATGGAAATGATCCCTTTGATATTTGATTCGCGGCCGACGTTTAGTGAGCTGACTGCAAGGGTTAGAGATGAGCTTGAATGGAATTCATATGAGGAAGCAGTCCCAATTGAAGGGGTTCTTCAGTATGGTAAAATGGGTCAAGTTTACTATAGGCGGCTGCTAAAAATTGCGTCCGAGGTTCAATGGGAGAAGTTTGTCAAGGCGGTTAAAAACAATGAAATTCCAGGATTGGATGTGGTTGTCCGGAAGATGAGAACCGATCCACATCCTCATGTATGCTCTTGCCCTCACAATTGGAGTTCACCGTGTCGTGAGATTTTCCCAGCACAAGACATTCCCGCACCTAATGACCCTCCACCAATCGTAGACCATGCAACGCATATGCAAGATATGGTTGTGGTCTCGGATGCAGAATCCGCCCCTAATGGGATTGACAAGGGTCCTCAAGATGTTGTTACGGCACCTATGGAGATTCCTTTGAGCCAGaatcatccaagtaagtgtcaTAGTAGCATGTTTCATTATTTTCCCCATTGTTGATTCCAATACACTTTTGCAATGCCATTGTTAATTGTGGTTCAACTGCAGAAGACAATGACGACAATGGTGGTGTTTGTCATGTGCCTCCCTCCTCCAATACCGGTCGTGCATCAAATTGTGTCAATGTTCAGATTGAGGATGATGAGGAGCCGTACGAGATGGCAAGAGCAATTGATTCAGATGATGACAGGCCTGTACCACCATTGAGTGCAGAAGATATTGAGCTAATGAGATGTTTCTGTCCGAATATTGATCCACTAGTTCCTGAATTTAGTGATCTCAGGGATTGTGCTAGTGCTTATGCTGAAGGTAGAGATGATGAGCTTTTGGATGCTCCTTATGTCGGGGACAGCATGCAAGTTCGTAAGGGTCTTGTTTTCAAGGACTTGACTACATTAAAAAGGTGGTTGCAAGAGTATGCTGTGAAACGTAAGAGGCCGTTCAAGGTTACTCATTCATATGTTGAGCGGCGGTACACAGTTGTTTGTGAGAAGAATGATTGCAATTGGAGGGTATGTGCTCGGAAGCAAAAGGCCACCGGAAAGTTCAAGATCACCAAAGTTGTAGGGGAACACACATGTTCAGAGAAAGAATTGCATACGAGGCATCGACAGTTGACCTCTACCCTTATAGCTAGCAGGCTGATAGCAATACTAAAGAGTCAGCCCAATTTGAAGATTAAGTCAATTATAAACATCGCTGAGCAGATATTCAACTACAAGATCAAATATGGCAAAGCATGGCGGGCAAAGCAAAGGGCTTGGAAGATGATATATGGTAGCTGGGAGGAGGCGTATGAGAAGTTGCCTTCACTATTAGCTGCAATGAAAGCCGCTAATCCCGGTATGCACTATGAGTACATTCCAAAACCGAATGCATGGTGGGAGGCAGATATTCTTCCGGGCTTTCTGGTGCTTCCCTCAGTCTGTTGAGTCATTCAGGCATTGTCGGCCTGTGTTCTCTATTGATGGCACTTTCTTGTTGGGAAAGTACATGGACACACTCTTGGTAGCCATTTCTTGTGACGCGGACAATGCATTGGTTCCTCTAACATTTGCCTTGGTTGAGAAGGAGAACAAAGACAGCTGGGGGTGGTTCTTGCGTCTTGTACGGATACATGTTGTAGGGCCTGGCAGGGAGGTTTGTGTCATTTCTGATAGGCACCAGGGTATACTCAGTGCAGTACAGGAACAGCTCCCGGGGTATGCACCTTTGCATCATCGCTGGTGCACTCGGCATCTTGCAGAGAATTTGTTTAGGAAAGACAATATCAAGGACAACTTCCCTCTTTTCAAAGAGCTTTGCCGGCAGAGTCATGTCCAGATTTTTGAGGAGAAGCTGGAGGAACTGAAAACGGCAACGAATGATCAAGGTAGGCAATGGCTTAGAGGATTGTTGAGAGAACCTGAGAAATGGTGCAGAGCACATGATGATGGTGGCCGGAGGTGGGAGTTCCAAACTAGCAGCATGGCAGAGTCTTTTAACAGTGTTCTCAAGGGAATCCGGGGCATGCCTGTGACTGGTATTGTTGCATTCACATTTTCAAGGTTGGTGGAATGGTACAACAGTAGACACGTAGAGGGGTTAGTATTACAAAGGAGCAACCATGTGTGGGCACCTAAACCTGTTGAACATCTTGACAAGGCAAAGGAGAAGGCTCGCAACCATGATGTGGAATGTTTCGATCACGACACAGGAAAATATGAGGTCACCCTTCGGGGAGGCACAACTGATGATGGTGCCTCGCGGCCCTCAAGGTGTTACGTTGTTGTACTTGTTGATTTCTCATGCACGTGTGGGAAAATAAAAGCAGTATCACTCTCCATGTTCACATTACATTGCGGCTGCTCGACACCGCGGCTATGATTTCGAGAGTAGGTTACCGTTGGAGCTAAGTGTGGATGCCCTAGTGCGAACGTGGTCCCCCCGCTTTGAGCCATACCTCGATGAAGGAAAGTGGCCACCATACACGGGTCCGAAATACATTGCAAACCCAGGTTGCCGATGGAACAAGCGTGGATCTTGAAAGAGATCGAGGTACAACATGGCAATGGACCAGATATCTGGACGTACCAGGCGTGGTAGAGCAAGACCCTTTGTTAGTGAATCAGAGGAAAACAACTGTGGGAGATGTGGCAGACTAGGACACAATTCGCGGAGATGCAGTTGGCCGCTTAGCCAGGTACTACTATTAGGGGTTAACTTAATTTGTTGTAGTACATTTGAAGTAGATATTTTTTTGCACTTATTGACAAAATT
The Panicum virgatum strain AP13 chromosome 6N, P.virgatum_v5, whole genome shotgun sequence genome window above contains:
- the LOC120679630 gene encoding peroxidase 47-like; the protein is MSAGQMKRGFVRLLILVQVAAALAGPVAGELSMGYYGMTCPFAEYIVRNVVGEALMKDPTLAGSLLRLHFHDCFVQGCDASVLLDSADGNTAEKDAPANQSLRGFEVIDSIKEAVEAQCPGVVSCADVLALAARDAVFMARGPYYGVPLGRRDGTRSVASDTFLALPPPINNVTLLIQIFANVSLDVHDMVALSGGHTLGIAHCANFKARLQAETETLDSSLATSLGSVCQGGDSATAPFDRTSTRFDAVYYRELTSRRGLLSSDQALFESPETREMVSMFAMNPSYFFYAFQQGMYKMGQINLKVGDEGEIRRTCRVINS